One Microbacter margulisiae genomic window carries:
- a CDS encoding rod shape-determining protein gives MGLFSLTQEIAIDLGTANTIIIHNDKIVVDQPSVVALDRRSDKLIAVGERARQMQGKVHEDIRTVRPLRDGVIADFFAAELMIRGMIKMMQTQKTLFTPSLKMVVCIPSGSTEVEIRAVRDSSEHAGGREVYMIYEPMAAAIGIGLDVEAPEGNMVVDIGGGTTEIAVISLGGIVTNKSIRIAGDDLTDDIMEYMGRQHNMKVGERTAELIKINVGAALTSLENPPEDYVVRGPNRMTALPMEVPVSYQEIAHALDKTISKIETAVLSALEQTPPELYADIVHNGIYLAGGGALLKGLDKRLESKMNIPFHIAEDPLHAVARGTGVALKNVNRFSFLLR, from the coding sequence ATGGGATTATTTTCTTTAACCCAGGAAATTGCGATCGACTTAGGTACAGCGAACACTATCATCATTCATAATGACAAGATTGTAGTCGATCAACCTTCTGTTGTGGCATTGGATCGTCGTAGCGACAAGCTAATTGCTGTTGGGGAACGAGCTCGCCAGATGCAAGGTAAGGTACACGAAGACATTCGTACTGTCCGTCCATTGCGTGATGGTGTGATTGCCGACTTCTTTGCTGCTGAGTTGATGATTCGTGGCATGATAAAAATGATGCAGACACAAAAGACGCTGTTTACTCCGTCATTGAAAATGGTAGTTTGCATTCCATCCGGTAGCACTGAAGTTGAAATTCGTGCTGTTCGTGACTCATCCGAACATGCCGGAGGCCGCGAGGTTTATATGATTTATGAACCAATGGCTGCGGCTATTGGAATTGGCCTTGATGTAGAAGCTCCGGAAGGAAACATGGTGGTTGATATCGGTGGAGGAACAACAGAAATTGCTGTTATTTCCCTTGGCGGTATTGTTACCAATAAATCGATTCGTATTGCCGGTGATGATTTGACTGATGACATCATGGAATATATGGGACGCCAGCATAACATGAAGGTTGGGGAACGTACGGCAGAATTGATTAAAATAAACGTGGGAGCAGCACTAACTTCATTGGAAAATCCTCCTGAAGATTATGTGGTACGTGGTCCGAACCGGATGACTGCATTACCAATGGAAGTCCCTGTTTCGTATCAGGAAATTGCTCATGCATTGGACAAAACTATTTCAAAGATTGAAACGGCTGTGTTGAGCGCACTGGAGCAGACGCCTCCCGAATTATATGCTGATATCGTGCATAACGGCATTTATTTGGCTGGTGGTGGTGCTTTGCTGAAAGGTTTGGATAAACGTCTGGAAAGTAAGATGAATATTCCTTTCCATATTGCAGAGGATCCATTGCATGCCGTAGCCCGTGGTACCGGTGTTGCATTGAAGAATGTAAATCGATTCTCATTCTTGTTGAGATAA
- the mreC gene encoding rod shape-determining protein MreC, which produces MEQLLRFLLRYGGTFVFVILEVFSLVIVVNQNSFQHASFLSSSNQVAASLLNAESGVTSYFGLEKTNRQLATENTLLLNRVALLQGRQEALKDSAHGLLQIAPDQSYHYVSAKVIGNSINRLRNYITLNKGRLDGIHPEMGVINSQGVVGIVTAVSDHYASVMSVLNSRMQLSCKVKRTNDFGRLIWDGTNSQYVQLLEVPRHADVRVGDTLITSGFSAIFPEGIPVGIVTKAQKPVTSSYYDITAKLFTDFGTLTYVNVLQYQNMEELQTVQEEGQQ; this is translated from the coding sequence ATGGAACAACTGCTCCGGTTTTTGTTACGTTATGGAGGAACTTTTGTATTTGTTATCTTAGAAGTTTTTTCACTCGTTATCGTTGTCAACCAAAACAGTTTTCAACATGCTTCATTTTTGTCTTCCAGTAACCAAGTGGCGGCATCACTTCTGAATGCCGAGAGTGGAGTAACTTCCTATTTCGGTTTAGAAAAAACTAACCGCCAGTTGGCTACTGAAAATACCCTACTTCTTAATCGTGTTGCTCTCTTACAAGGTAGACAGGAAGCGTTGAAAGATTCTGCACACGGCCTATTGCAAATTGCGCCGGATCAATCATATCATTATGTTTCTGCTAAAGTAATTGGTAACAGTATTAACCGACTCCGCAATTACATTACGCTTAACAAGGGACGCTTAGACGGCATTCATCCCGAAATGGGAGTGATCAATAGCCAGGGAGTAGTTGGTATCGTAACCGCTGTGAGCGATCATTACGCTTCAGTCATGTCAGTGCTTAATTCGAGAATGCAATTAAGTTGTAAGGTTAAACGTACCAATGATTTTGGCCGTTTAATATGGGATGGAACAAACAGCCAGTATGTACAGTTGCTTGAAGTGCCCCGACATGCCGATGTAAGGGTTGGCGATACATTGATTACCAGTGGGTTTTCAGCTATCTTCCCAGAAGGAATACCTGTAGGAATAGTCACTAAAGCACAAAAGCCGGTTACGTCTTCGTATTACGATATAACGGCTAAATTGTTTACGGATTTTGGTACGCTTACGTATGTCAACGTGCTTCAGTACCAAAATATGGAAGAACTACAAACGGTTCAAGAGGAGGGGCAACAATGA
- the mreD gene encoding rod shape-determining protein MreD: protein MKHLIRFVILMLLQVLIFDNIRFLGYVNPLFYIWFILGLPSNINRSALLIIAFLTGSILDIFSNTPGMYAFATVFVAYMRAPVLKVVVPRDNTLAFYEPSVKILGLPVYVKYAAFLIVLLHLLLFSLEAFTFVHYEMVLIKTVINASLTLLFVLSVQKSKI, encoded by the coding sequence TTGAAACATCTGATACGTTTCGTGATTTTGATGTTGTTGCAGGTGCTAATCTTCGACAATATTCGATTCTTGGGTTATGTGAATCCTTTGTTTTATATCTGGTTCATTTTAGGATTACCTTCGAATATAAATAGGTCGGCATTACTTATTATAGCTTTTCTAACGGGGTCTATTCTGGATATATTTTCTAATACGCCCGGTATGTATGCGTTTGCGACTGTTTTTGTAGCTTATATGAGAGCTCCGGTGCTGAAAGTTGTGGTTCCTCGTGATAATACATTAGCTTTTTATGAGCCATCTGTGAAAATTTTAGGATTGCCGGTTTATGTGAAATATGCCGCTTTTTTAATCGTTCTTCTGCATTTATTGCTTTTTTCACTTGAAGCGTTTACCTTTGTACATTATGAAATGGTTTTGATCAAAACTGTTATTAATGCTTCACTGACGCTCCTTTTTGTTTTAAGTGTCCAAAAATCAAAGATATAA
- a CDS encoding penicillin-binding transpeptidase domain-containing protein has protein sequence MINDKLQNRKYVLGGLIVLVVLIYTVRLLSLQVFTSAYKIMADDNAFYKRILYPSRGLIYDRFGKLLVYNRPAYDIMVTMNEISDLDTTDFCNTVGITKEWFDQRMSEIKDRSINRGYSPYIPQIFITQVLPDDYARLMEKLFHFSGFSVQKRSVRDYAYDAGAHTLGAIGEVSRETIENDPYYKPGDYVGITGIEKSYESVLRGEKGVQILLRDSRGRIKGSYDNGKYDKQPVTGRDITLGIDIELQALGEKLMQGKRGSIVAIEPSTGQILALVSSPSYDPKLMVGRQRSALFQEMLNDPEKPLLDRSIMARYPPGSTFKAANALIFQQEGITTKDTRVACHGGYFVGHFKVGCHIHPSPLDLEGALAYSCNTYFCTEFRAMLDSKKYKNIEQSFNTWRNDILTFGFGHKLGIDLPNENSGFIPTTKTYDREHGRRRWTSLNIVSDAIGQGEIIATPLQIANLAACVANRGYWITPHVVRSIEGENIDPRYLVKHVPPIDERYYDVVVAGMRQSAIYGTSKIANFSDSILVCGKTGTSQNPPHKDHSIFMGFAPMNHPEIAIMCIVENSGFGATYAAPIASLMIEYYLTRQISPARQALETQMENTVLIPNYGKKNSIVPPTR, from the coding sequence ATGATCAATGACAAACTGCAAAACCGAAAGTATGTTCTCGGTGGTTTGATCGTTTTAGTGGTGTTGATTTATACTGTCCGGCTGCTAAGTCTGCAGGTTTTTACCTCTGCTTATAAAATCATGGCAGATGATAATGCATTTTATAAGCGCATATTGTATCCATCCCGTGGTTTGATTTATGATCGTTTTGGTAAATTATTGGTCTATAACCGACCAGCATATGACATCATGGTTACCATGAATGAAATTTCGGATCTGGATACGACTGACTTTTGCAATACCGTTGGGATTACTAAAGAATGGTTTGATCAACGAATGAGCGAAATCAAGGATCGATCAATAAATCGTGGGTATTCTCCTTATATTCCCCAGATATTTATTACACAGGTATTACCTGACGATTATGCCCGTTTGATGGAAAAGTTATTTCATTTCTCGGGGTTTTCGGTTCAGAAACGTTCGGTACGCGATTATGCTTATGATGCAGGGGCACATACATTAGGTGCTATTGGTGAGGTATCTCGTGAAACTATTGAAAATGATCCATATTATAAACCGGGAGATTATGTGGGAATTACTGGCATTGAAAAAAGCTATGAATCTGTTCTGAGAGGAGAGAAAGGTGTTCAGATTTTGTTAAGAGATTCAAGGGGGCGGATTAAAGGTAGTTATGATAATGGGAAATATGATAAGCAACCTGTCACCGGTAGAGATATTACATTAGGGATAGATATCGAATTGCAAGCTTTGGGCGAGAAGCTAATGCAGGGGAAACGTGGAAGTATCGTTGCAATTGAACCTTCTACTGGTCAAATTTTGGCGTTGGTATCTTCTCCGAGTTACGATCCTAAGTTAATGGTTGGACGGCAGCGTTCTGCTCTTTTTCAGGAAATGCTAAACGATCCGGAAAAGCCTTTGTTGGATAGATCTATTATGGCCCGTTATCCTCCTGGATCAACCTTCAAAGCAGCTAATGCTCTTATTTTTCAACAAGAAGGTATTACAACAAAAGATACGCGTGTAGCATGTCATGGTGGATATTTTGTGGGCCATTTTAAAGTGGGATGTCACATTCATCCTTCGCCGCTTGATTTGGAAGGAGCACTTGCTTATTCCTGTAATACTTATTTTTGTACTGAATTTCGAGCCATGCTTGACAGCAAGAAGTATAAAAATATTGAGCAATCATTCAATACGTGGAGAAATGATATTTTAACTTTTGGATTTGGACACAAATTGGGCATTGATTTACCTAATGAAAACAGTGGTTTTATTCCTACAACTAAAACATATGATCGTGAACATGGCAGGAGACGGTGGACTTCGTTAAACATTGTTTCTGATGCAATTGGACAGGGAGAAATAATCGCTACTCCGTTGCAAATAGCAAACTTGGCTGCTTGTGTTGCAAATCGTGGATATTGGATTACTCCTCATGTCGTTCGTTCTATAGAAGGTGAGAATATTGATCCCCGTTATTTAGTTAAGCATGTTCCACCTATTGATGAGCGTTATTATGATGTTGTAGTAGCAGGAATGAGACAATCAGCGATTTACGGTACTTCAAAAATTGCAAATTTTAGCGATTCAATCTTGGTTTGTGGCAAAACAGGTACATCACAAAATCCTCCTCATAAAGATCATTCCATTTTTATGGGATTTGCTCCTATGAATCATCCTGAAATTGCAATTATGTGTATTGTTGAAAATAGTGGATTCGGAGCTACATACGCCGCTCCCATTGCTAGTCTAATGATAGAATATTATTTGACACGACAAATTTCTCCTGCGCGGCAAGCACTTGAAACACAAATGGAAAATACAGTATTGATTCCTAATTATGGCAAGAAAAATTCAATTGTCCCGCCTACTCGATAA
- the rodA gene encoding rod shape-determining protein RodA: MMARKIQLSRLLDKWVILIFLIMIIFGWFNVYGASYGFHQTNFWGFEYRSGKQLIWIACAFVIGGIILLLDSKYYEQLAYIFYVAVLFLLAITIFVAPNIKGSHSWLVFGPVSFQPAELAKLATALALAKYISHPGFSLSKREDAMWVFSIILVPFILIVLQSETGSALVFLAFFLMLYREGLPGIFLLIVACLILLFLIVLPLSEVPIYSNVGSLGFLLALSIIYVIEIGAIIAYERDWKLVRYFALASLVLFGIGLLLQNWYNIVFDKISLVLVIASSLYLLFLFLFKRKRSYLWIGLFAIGATIVSFSGDYFFDHVLEQHQRTRIAVVLGMENDPRGVGYNVNQSKIAIGSGGFWGKGFLQGTQTKLKYVPEQDTDFIFCTVGEEYGFVGSAVVLVLYVLLLFRLIKIAESYRDTFTRVYTYSIVSIMFFHVVINVGMVLGLTPVIGIPLPFFSYGGSSLWSFTVMLFIILRLDVSQKLRFR; the protein is encoded by the coding sequence ATTATGGCAAGAAAAATTCAATTGTCCCGCCTACTCGATAAGTGGGTTATTCTCATTTTCCTGATAATGATCATCTTCGGATGGTTTAATGTGTATGGAGCAAGTTATGGTTTTCACCAGACTAACTTTTGGGGATTTGAATACCGTTCCGGGAAGCAGTTGATATGGATCGCCTGTGCATTTGTTATTGGAGGCATAATATTGCTTCTCGATAGTAAGTATTATGAGCAGCTGGCCTATATTTTTTATGTTGCTGTGTTGTTTTTGCTTGCTATTACCATATTTGTAGCTCCAAATATAAAAGGTTCTCATTCCTGGTTAGTATTTGGGCCTGTCAGTTTTCAACCTGCAGAATTGGCAAAATTAGCTACCGCTTTGGCTTTGGCAAAATATATTAGCCATCCTGGCTTTTCTCTTTCAAAAAGGGAAGATGCAATGTGGGTCTTTAGCATTATTCTTGTTCCATTCATTTTAATTGTCTTACAGTCTGAAACAGGCTCTGCTTTGGTTTTTCTTGCATTTTTTCTGATGCTTTACAGGGAAGGATTGCCTGGCATATTTTTATTAATTGTAGCATGCTTAATCCTATTGTTTCTTATTGTTTTGCCCTTAAGCGAAGTACCTATTTACAGTAATGTGGGTTCTCTTGGTTTTTTATTGGCTTTATCAATTATTTATGTGATTGAAATAGGTGCTATTATTGCCTACGAGCGTGATTGGAAATTAGTGCGTTATTTTGCTCTTGCCAGTTTGGTGTTATTCGGGATTGGTTTATTGCTACAGAATTGGTATAATATTGTGTTTGATAAAATATCGCTTGTATTGGTCATAGCATCTTCACTTTATTTGTTGTTTTTGTTTTTGTTCAAACGAAAGCGATCATATCTTTGGATTGGCTTATTTGCTATTGGAGCTACAATTGTCAGTTTTTCAGGAGATTATTTCTTTGACCATGTGTTGGAACAACATCAACGAACACGTATAGCTGTGGTGTTAGGCATGGAAAACGATCCACGCGGAGTTGGCTACAACGTTAATCAGTCGAAAATTGCTATTGGCTCGGGAGGTTTTTGGGGGAAAGGCTTTTTGCAGGGAACCCAGACTAAGTTAAAGTATGTGCCGGAACAAGATACCGATTTTATTTTTTGTACTGTAGGCGAAGAATATGGATTTGTGGGTTCTGCTGTTGTTTTAGTCCTGTATGTTTTGTTGCTTTTCCGATTAATTAAGATAGCGGAGAGTTATCGCGATACCTTTACGAGGGTTTATACTTATAGCATTGTGAGTATCATGTTTTTTCATGTGGTCATTAATGTCGGGATGGTACTTGGACTGACTCCTGTCATCGGCATTCCTCTGCCATTTTTTAGCTATGGAGGGTCCTCGCTTTGGTCTT